The proteins below come from a single Chitinophaga pinensis DSM 2588 genomic window:
- a CDS encoding RNA polymerase sigma factor: protein MSGESPTITVIHFKGQIVPFEQLYKTNFKRLLTKARSLLDDDGKAEDAVQEFFVQLWERKSIEITGSSVEAYLMMGIHYKCLSILNKEQRVNKWKQGYVYALLAQDINVPNLLQESPREEQLKMLEKAIDKLTNNQQEVMRKCYMENRSQKEVAAEMNIKVNTLKSHIERSLVKFKSFFQEKCGTSL, encoded by the coding sequence ATGTCAGGTGAATCCCCAACCATTACAGTGATCCATTTTAAGGGGCAAATAGTACCTTTTGAACAGCTATATAAAACCAACTTCAAACGGTTGCTAACGAAAGCGCGCTCCTTGCTCGATGATGATGGAAAGGCCGAAGATGCGGTCCAGGAGTTTTTTGTGCAGTTGTGGGAGCGTAAATCAATCGAAATTACAGGATCTTCTGTTGAAGCATACCTTATGATGGGCATTCATTACAAATGCCTAAGCATTCTTAATAAAGAACAGCGTGTTAATAAATGGAAGCAGGGCTACGTCTATGCCCTGCTGGCACAGGATATAAATGTACCCAACCTACTTCAGGAGTCGCCGCGTGAGGAGCAGTTAAAAATGCTCGAAAAGGCGATTGATAAGCTAACGAACAATCAACAGGAAGTGATGCGTAAATGCTACATGGAGAACAGAAGCCAAAAAGAAGTGGCTGCCGAAATGAATATTAAAGTAAACACGCTGAAATCTCATATCGAGCGAAGCCTGGTAAAATTTAAAAGCTTTTTTCAGGAAAAATGTGGTACTTCTTTATAG
- a CDS encoding DUF3883 domain-containing protein, which translates to MNARVRTYLIEAARESKRVVYYSDVVKDCDLDIDISSEAGRKKLSEVLGEVSAYENSQVPARPLLSSLAIYKDKARNDHGDGFYKVAEKLGKGSFKQLKDSLYGFSEAEECKRFWRNDDNYRKFASLTTDAGIADGGYFKQEELLFFKQWQYRSYDPKDAEHVAAKTYLMDTVWDKTIKLGKEVVKRLEGFQLEGGKYWSQRGWKEREDGSNVQAAIVKPYTWVKIFKDADKGKDIFFTFGLDASAAREAFIYKIDCQETRDSKLLPSQVELCRSLIPDEAERNTISFEELVNTSLADLISICVGFIEAYTNHYDEIVMAAWGHTVQPSLFKNRLVKKEKPTDGYDTMPASQPSFTGVDIDYVEKGKEQKDLGDRGEGLVLQREVAFLKRHNLHDKAALVGIVKDGEGYDVYSFDEQGNEKYIEVKTTTGNEYTPFYLTHNELAFMRLHAKQYAIYRLYQYNADNNFAEFYELTGDIESQVLMAPTQFKVLIKKEVAI; encoded by the coding sequence ATGAATGCACGGGTACGTACTTATTTAATTGAAGCCGCGCGAGAAAGTAAAAGGGTCGTTTATTACAGTGATGTAGTAAAAGATTGCGATTTGGACATTGATATTTCCAGCGAGGCTGGTAGAAAGAAGCTGAGTGAAGTGCTGGGCGAGGTTTCTGCCTATGAGAACAGCCAGGTGCCGGCCCGTCCCTTATTAAGTTCATTAGCCATTTATAAAGATAAAGCCAGAAATGATCATGGCGACGGCTTTTATAAAGTAGCTGAGAAACTGGGTAAGGGATCATTTAAGCAGCTAAAGGATAGCCTGTACGGATTTTCGGAGGCAGAGGAATGCAAGAGATTCTGGCGGAATGATGATAACTATAGGAAATTCGCCTCCCTAACAACCGATGCTGGTATTGCTGATGGGGGTTATTTCAAGCAGGAGGAGCTTTTGTTCTTCAAACAATGGCAATATCGATCGTACGATCCCAAGGATGCCGAACATGTAGCAGCGAAAACCTATTTAATGGACACGGTTTGGGATAAGACCATCAAATTGGGAAAGGAGGTAGTGAAAAGACTAGAGGGCTTTCAGCTGGAGGGAGGAAAGTATTGGAGCCAGCGGGGATGGAAGGAACGTGAAGACGGCAGTAATGTACAGGCGGCCATTGTAAAGCCTTATACCTGGGTAAAGATCTTTAAGGATGCAGATAAAGGGAAAGATATATTTTTTACTTTCGGGCTCGATGCATCTGCCGCCAGGGAAGCATTTATATACAAGATAGATTGCCAGGAAACAAGAGATTCCAAACTGTTGCCCAGCCAGGTGGAACTTTGCAGGTCATTGATTCCCGACGAGGCCGAACGGAATACTATTTCTTTTGAGGAGCTGGTAAATACCAGCCTTGCCGACTTGATTAGTATCTGTGTTGGATTTATAGAAGCCTACACAAACCATTACGACGAAATTGTAATGGCAGCTTGGGGACATACCGTTCAGCCAAGCCTGTTTAAAAATAGGTTGGTTAAAAAGGAAAAGCCTACAGACGGTTATGATACAATGCCTGCCAGCCAACCCAGCTTTACTGGAGTAGATATTGACTATGTGGAGAAGGGAAAGGAGCAGAAAGACCTGGGTGATAGAGGGGAGGGGTTGGTATTGCAGCGGGAAGTAGCCTTTCTTAAGCGGCACAACCTGCACGACAAGGCAGCGCTGGTTGGTATTGTAAAGGATGGTGAGGGCTATGATGTATATTCATTTGACGAGCAGGGAAATGAAAAGTACATTGAAGTTAAAACCACCACCGGCAATGAATATACTCCCTTCTATCTAACACATAATGAGTTAGCGTTCATGCGGCTGCATGCAAAGCAATATGCTATTTACCGGCTTTATCAATACAATGCCGATAATAACTTTGCCGAGTTTTATGAGTTAACGGGCGATATTGAAAGCCAGGTATTGATGGCACCTACCCAGTTTAAAGTTTTAATAAAAAAAGAAGTAGCGATTTAG
- a CDS encoding DNA polymerase III subunit alpha: MYLNCKTYFSYRYGTFPHELLVLTASELAVKTMALTNINNTSDIWDFVSACKRAGIKPVAGVEIRNEDTLCYLLLSRNNEGFFQINRFLSTHLIAKAPFPDRVELGADVFVIYPFNKEWLQSEPLLTVNEYMGVQTTEVNKLYGVDMQQWGSRLLMRHPVTFQDKVHYNVHRLLRAIDKNIILSKQEDTHKAGEHETFMPPATLLLAFEAYPQIIINTFLLMEKCSLDMDYEEDKNKKHASASKEDDRQLLEKLATDGLLYRYGKTNTVARERVLKELKIINDLNFNAYFLITWEILQYARSRGFFHVGRGSGANSIVAYCMQITDVDPIELDLYFERFLNPYRTSPPDFDIDFSWVDRDDIIDFVFKKYGKEHVALLGMYTTFQYKATVRELGKVYGLPKTEIDLLAEGRLQSDDKVHAQILRYSDLIKDFPNHLSIHPGGMLISENPIHYYTATDLPPKGFYTTQIDMFVAENISLFKFDILSQRGLGHIKDTVDLVRKTRGIAIDIHDVELFKQDKRVAQQIRSADTIGCFYIESPSMRQLLKKLRCSDYLTLVAASSIIRPGVGQSGMMQEYIYRYHNPDKFEYLHPKMKELLQETYGVMVYQEDVIKVAHHFGGLDMAESDILRRAMSGKYRGTKQMQRLEEQFFLNCKARGYDPGISREVWRQISSFAGYSFSKAHSASFAVESYQSLYLKTYYPVEFMVAVINNFGGFYNRALYFQQLIKHGATVYNPCINNSDYLTSIKNDIVYVGFIHIKDLERALMEKILEERDRNGAYLHLQDFIERTQVPPEQLNTLIKVNALRFTGKTKGELLWEANTLQKTNTRRIPAGQSLFQEPEISFQLPALKQNRLKDMMQDIELLGFTLENMFELVDADPYQHKLAADIPGCVHQTVTCLVYLICTKDTYTKKNKEVMHFGTWLDVKGDWVDSVHFPESARRYPFQKRGFYFITGKVIEEFGVHTIAVEQMEKAGIKKLNS; the protein is encoded by the coding sequence ATGTATTTAAACTGCAAAACATATTTCAGCTACCGGTACGGTACATTTCCGCATGAGCTGCTGGTGCTAACAGCATCTGAATTGGCCGTGAAAACGATGGCATTGACCAACATTAACAACACCTCCGACATCTGGGACTTTGTGAGTGCCTGTAAGCGGGCAGGCATTAAACCGGTAGCGGGCGTGGAGATACGCAACGAAGATACGCTGTGCTACCTGCTGCTGTCCCGCAACAATGAAGGTTTTTTCCAGATCAATCGTTTTCTCTCCACACATCTTATTGCCAAAGCGCCTTTTCCTGACCGGGTGGAGCTGGGAGCGGATGTTTTTGTGATCTATCCTTTTAACAAAGAATGGCTGCAAAGCGAACCGCTGCTGACGGTGAATGAATACATGGGGGTGCAGACAACGGAAGTAAATAAGCTGTATGGCGTGGATATGCAGCAATGGGGCAGCCGGTTGCTGATGCGTCATCCGGTAACGTTTCAGGATAAAGTGCATTACAATGTACACCGCCTGCTGCGGGCTATTGATAAGAACATCATACTCTCCAAACAAGAAGACACCCACAAGGCCGGTGAGCATGAAACCTTTATGCCTCCTGCTACACTGCTGCTGGCTTTTGAGGCGTATCCGCAGATCATCATCAATACCTTTCTGCTGATGGAGAAGTGTAGCCTGGACATGGACTATGAAGAGGATAAGAATAAAAAACACGCCTCAGCCAGCAAAGAAGACGACCGGCAGCTACTGGAAAAGCTGGCGACGGACGGGCTGCTGTACCGCTATGGAAAAACCAATACGGTGGCACGGGAGCGGGTGCTGAAAGAACTGAAGATCATTAACGACCTTAATTTCAACGCCTATTTTCTTATTACCTGGGAGATACTGCAATACGCCCGGAGCAGAGGATTCTTTCACGTAGGGCGAGGGAGCGGAGCCAACTCGATAGTAGCTTACTGTATGCAGATCACCGATGTGGACCCGATAGAGCTGGACTTATACTTCGAGCGCTTTTTAAATCCTTACCGCACCTCGCCGCCTGATTTCGACATCGACTTTAGTTGGGTGGACCGGGATGATATTATTGACTTCGTATTTAAAAAATACGGGAAAGAACATGTAGCCCTGCTGGGTATGTATACCACGTTTCAATACAAAGCCACCGTGCGGGAGCTGGGGAAGGTATACGGTCTGCCAAAAACAGAGATAGACCTGCTGGCGGAAGGGCGCTTGCAATCGGACGATAAGGTACACGCACAGATACTGCGCTACAGTGATCTGATAAAAGACTTTCCCAACCACCTGAGCATACACCCCGGCGGTATGCTGATCAGTGAAAATCCCATTCATTACTACACCGCTACCGACCTGCCACCGAAAGGGTTTTATACTACACAGATCGACATGTTTGTGGCGGAGAATATATCGCTGTTTAAGTTTGATATACTGAGCCAGCGTGGATTGGGGCATATCAAGGACACCGTAGACCTGGTGCGCAAGACCAGGGGCATAGCCATAGACATACACGACGTAGAACTGTTTAAGCAAGACAAACGCGTGGCACAGCAGATCAGGTCTGCCGATACCATTGGCTGCTTCTACATAGAATCGCCCAGTATGCGACAGTTGCTGAAAAAGCTGCGGTGCAGCGACTACCTTACGTTGGTAGCCGCCAGCTCTATTATTCGGCCCGGTGTAGGACAATCGGGTATGATGCAGGAATACATTTATCGCTACCACAACCCCGATAAATTCGAATACCTGCATCCCAAGATGAAAGAGCTGTTACAGGAAACCTACGGCGTGATGGTATACCAGGAAGACGTAATAAAAGTGGCGCACCATTTCGGGGGGCTTGACATGGCAGAATCGGACATTCTGCGTCGCGCCATGAGTGGTAAATACCGAGGCACCAAGCAAATGCAGCGGTTAGAAGAGCAGTTCTTCCTTAACTGTAAGGCAAGGGGCTACGACCCCGGTATCAGTCGGGAAGTATGGCGGCAAATATCCTCCTTTGCCGGTTACTCCTTCAGCAAAGCGCACTCCGCCAGCTTTGCGGTAGAGAGCTACCAGAGCCTGTATCTGAAAACTTACTACCCCGTGGAATTTATGGTAGCCGTGATCAATAACTTTGGTGGATTCTACAACCGGGCGCTTTACTTTCAGCAACTGATAAAGCACGGAGCCACGGTGTACAACCCCTGTATCAATAACTCCGACTACCTGACCAGCATAAAAAACGACATCGTTTATGTAGGATTTATACACATCAAAGACCTGGAACGCGCATTAATGGAGAAAATACTGGAAGAAAGGGACCGCAACGGAGCCTATCTTCACCTCCAGGACTTTATAGAACGCACGCAAGTGCCGCCGGAGCAACTGAATACGCTCATTAAAGTAAACGCCTTGCGCTTTACCGGCAAAACAAAGGGGGAACTGCTATGGGAAGCCAACACCCTGCAGAAAACGAATACCCGGCGCATACCTGCGGGCCAATCGCTTTTTCAGGAGCCGGAGATCAGCTTTCAGCTACCTGCTTTAAAGCAGAACCGGCTGAAAGACATGATGCAGGATATAGAGCTGCTGGGTTTTACACTGGAAAACATGTTCGAACTGGTGGATGCCGATCCTTACCAGCACAAGCTGGCGGCGGACATACCGGGCTGCGTACACCAAACGGTTACCTGCCTGGTATACCTGATATGCACTAAGGACACTTACACCAAGAAGAACAAAGAGGTGATGCACTTTGGTACCTGGCTGGACGTAAAAGGCGATTGGGTAGACAGCGTACACTTTCCGGAAAGCGCCCGGAGATATCCTTTTCAGAAGCGGGGGTTTTACTTTATTACCGGGAAGGTAATAGAAGAATTTGGAGTGCATACCATTGCCGTAGAACAGATGGAAAAGGCGGGGATAAAGAAGCTGAATAGTTGA
- a CDS encoding PRTRC system ThiF family protein: MKKIHFTEQYLLRPTNPVTVNLIGCGGNGSSMVQWLTRINYCLRELEHPGLQVRVFDGDVVTHNNRLRQGFLEDEVGMNKAAALVARYNRCSGTRWQAYDCFYSRDSFHQIGAVVNANITIGCVDNVPARYEIIELIKRCNSRGGHHRDQPFYYMDLGNTRNTGQYIFSTVNPIKQITSPDYETVNRLSFITDLYGDLLQAGADSEEQGPSCSAQEALHRQDLFVNPIVGVCAGRYLWKLFSEYHTFSYGGVVNLHTERFQPLMIE, encoded by the coding sequence ATGAAAAAGATACATTTTACCGAACAATACCTGTTGCGCCCCACCAACCCCGTAACCGTGAACCTGATCGGCTGCGGCGGCAATGGCAGCAGCATGGTACAATGGCTGACGAGGATCAACTACTGTTTGCGCGAACTGGAACATCCCGGACTGCAGGTGCGCGTATTTGACGGAGATGTTGTTACCCACAACAATAGGCTGCGGCAGGGGTTTTTAGAAGACGAAGTAGGGATGAACAAAGCAGCGGCGCTGGTAGCGCGCTACAACCGTTGCTCCGGCACCCGATGGCAGGCATATGATTGCTTTTACAGCAGGGATAGTTTTCACCAGATAGGAGCCGTGGTGAATGCTAATATTACCATTGGCTGCGTAGATAATGTACCGGCGCGGTATGAAATAATAGAACTGATTAAACGCTGCAACAGCAGGGGAGGACACCACCGCGACCAGCCCTTTTATTATATGGATTTAGGCAATACGCGCAACACCGGACAGTATATATTTTCCACGGTGAATCCGATAAAGCAGATTACCTCTCCGGACTATGAAACGGTGAACCGGCTGTCCTTTATCACCGACTTATACGGTGATCTGTTGCAAGCGGGGGCTGATAGCGAAGAACAGGGGCCTAGCTGCTCCGCACAGGAAGCGCTGCATCGGCAGGATCTGTTTGTAAACCCGATCGTAGGCGTATGCGCGGGCCGGTATTTATGGAAGCTGTTTTCCGAATACCATACCTTCAGCTACGGTGGCGTGGTTAACCTGCACACCGAACGCTTTCAGCCACTTATGATTGAATAG
- a CDS encoding PRTRC system protein C, translated as MKLHVTTAKRVFIVEQTGKQPIRLPDPSNGRMSPEEVLDHYSGIYPILSLAQPELESMGATEIVYKCKTTIGSKG; from the coding sequence ATGAAACTACACGTAACCACCGCCAAGCGCGTATTTATAGTTGAACAGACAGGCAAACAACCCATTCGTTTGCCTGATCCTTCCAACGGTCGCATGTCGCCCGAAGAGGTGTTAGACCACTATTCCGGTATCTACCCCATACTCAGTCTGGCGCAGCCGGAACTGGAAAGCATGGGAGCCACCGAGATCGTATACAAATGCAAAACTACCATAGGATCAAAAGGATAA
- a CDS encoding serine protease: protein MQFRNLAKEYPEYLNDRYAISFYSYGNKALTKEEREAFIEKWKSGTATLKDWIRAGSDAFSASTLINDPEAIGETTAARRSKLYDWWIESIVQQYHMRRIKDVLRYTPSYVQEYAKLSLEELDQFLSGNLGRYEEQRFRQELGLKAEVNYGKLISDFNSGVLKSSEDIHDPQLAHHAEAILRYKSYLELIAAQGIETPQQNGHSTDSLTPQSLWPEIFELGKNITVKYRSQDHYYKEDAFVDYQIISVSGSYSPSSLRNKIVSLFQPGFEKLIAEIRTESIEDQADIISEIKDELEELKDYVQKAEYVKEESEYGPRKEYHFLKFDHLKFEGDSPSTFAFHDSSRLFISRKLAPYADEWLEGINEISRKLEHAANSLHLLKQSSTPVTYDVEAILSNVFVVESPSGGLQGTAFHLKGVGLVTCDHCIVDPTTGNILTDLVIYRGGDLNQKIQVKVLKHNEHMDLAILEIPEESLSFLKDGLTVGNSDALKHLDDIAVAGYPNYNFGDTGYFNLGRVSGFRVINGMSHVLVSNILVGGNSGGPALNASGEVIGIVATGADNFRQSHTTEWHGIIPSNILQFLK from the coding sequence ATGCAATTTAGAAACCTGGCAAAGGAATATCCTGAGTACTTAAATGATCGTTATGCCATAAGCTTCTATTCTTACGGAAACAAAGCCTTAACTAAAGAAGAAAGAGAAGCTTTCATTGAAAAATGGAAAAGTGGAACAGCTACTTTGAAGGATTGGATCAGAGCAGGCTCTGACGCGTTTTCGGCATCAACGCTAATAAACGACCCAGAAGCAATAGGCGAAACAACAGCTGCAAGGCGGTCAAAACTATATGATTGGTGGATTGAATCGATAGTCCAGCAATATCATATGAGAAGAATAAAAGACGTCCTGAGATACACACCTTCCTATGTGCAAGAGTATGCAAAACTATCTTTGGAAGAACTTGATCAGTTTTTATCAGGTAATCTGGGGCGCTATGAAGAACAGAGGTTTAGGCAGGAACTGGGATTAAAGGCTGAAGTTAATTACGGAAAGCTGATAAGTGATTTTAATTCAGGCGTATTAAAAAGTTCAGAAGATATTCATGATCCGCAGCTGGCTCACCATGCAGAAGCTATCCTGCGATACAAAAGTTATCTGGAGCTTATTGCAGCCCAAGGAATTGAGACCCCTCAGCAAAATGGCCATTCCACAGACAGCCTTACACCTCAATCTCTTTGGCCTGAGATATTTGAACTTGGTAAAAATATCACTGTAAAATACCGGTCACAGGATCATTATTATAAAGAAGATGCTTTTGTTGATTATCAGATAATCTCAGTTTCAGGAAGTTATTCACCGTCATCACTCCGAAATAAGATCGTCTCGTTATTTCAACCGGGTTTTGAGAAATTAATTGCCGAAATAAGAACGGAAAGCATAGAAGATCAGGCAGATATAATATCTGAGATAAAGGATGAACTGGAAGAGTTAAAAGATTATGTACAGAAAGCTGAGTATGTTAAAGAAGAAAGTGAATATGGTCCGCGCAAAGAATACCACTTTTTAAAATTCGACCATCTGAAGTTTGAAGGTGATAGCCCCAGCACTTTTGCATTCCACGATTCATCACGTCTGTTTATTTCGAGAAAATTAGCTCCCTATGCCGATGAATGGCTGGAAGGGATTAATGAAATTAGTAGAAAATTAGAGCATGCTGCAAATAGCTTACACTTATTGAAGCAAAGTTCCACTCCCGTAACGTATGATGTCGAGGCTATTCTTTCAAACGTATTCGTAGTAGAATCGCCTTCAGGCGGGTTACAAGGCACTGCATTTCACTTGAAAGGAGTTGGATTGGTTACCTGTGATCATTGTATCGTAGATCCTACTACAGGTAATATTCTTACGGATCTGGTTATCTACAGGGGTGGTGATCTAAATCAAAAAATTCAGGTGAAGGTATTGAAGCATAATGAACACATGGACCTTGCTATTTTGGAAATTCCGGAAGAATCACTGTCTTTTTTGAAAGATGGATTAACTGTCGGCAATTCAGACGCATTAAAACACCTTGACGATATTGCCGTTGCAGGCTACCCCAATTATAATTTTGGTGATACGGGATACTTTAATTTAGGTAGAGTATCTGGCTTTCGAGTGATTAACGGTATGAGCCATGTCCTCGTAAGCAATATCTTAGTTGGAGGAAACAGCGGTGGTCCGGCATTGAACGCTTCGGGTGAAGTGATTGGCATTGTAGCTACCGGTGCGGATAATTTTCGGCAATCGCATACAACCGAATGGCATGGCATTATTCCATCGAATATTCTGCAATTTTTAAAATAG
- a CDS encoding FecR domain-containing protein, producing MSYNEEQAYIEVLLIKKQLNEITPEELQQLEALLKANEEAVRQSHWFETKASQSIGDIKTLEVDDKWNHFQAQINGDQHPTRSRWWIRPYSIVAAAAVLGVVLLAMNQFFFQQPAAIDKIADQSSKSTANQVTLRLGNGTQVVLNQTGRQTVQAGDAQLVADNKTLNLAETKSEENSWNILEVPRKLDYKIKLPDGSSVHLNSASKLKFPLAFNSNKREVYIEGEAYFTVVEKAEVPFIVHTPAGDIQVLGTEFNVNTYATNVLKTALVSGSVRVNDKNNSTVLKPGEYLTCNEKGKKLSTLDTKSILSWRNGVYFFRNTPFREIADMIPRWFDIQVIIDDEELNNMPFTGQLDKSESLESFLAPIQYTSGINYTLRGKLLHIYK from the coding sequence ATGTCTTACAACGAAGAACAAGCATACATAGAAGTTCTGCTTATAAAGAAACAGCTCAACGAAATTACTCCGGAGGAGCTACAGCAGCTGGAAGCCCTTTTAAAAGCAAACGAAGAGGCTGTCCGGCAATCGCATTGGTTCGAAACGAAAGCTTCCCAATCCATTGGTGATATTAAAACTTTGGAGGTAGATGACAAATGGAACCATTTTCAGGCTCAAATAAACGGAGACCAGCATCCAACACGCTCGCGTTGGTGGATTCGCCCCTACTCTATTGTTGCGGCAGCAGCGGTTTTAGGAGTCGTTTTATTGGCGATGAATCAGTTCTTTTTTCAGCAGCCTGCTGCTATTGATAAAATTGCTGACCAATCGTCAAAATCCACTGCTAACCAGGTTACCTTACGCCTAGGGAATGGCACCCAGGTGGTCCTGAACCAGACTGGCCGCCAAACTGTTCAGGCAGGTGATGCGCAATTGGTTGCGGATAATAAAACACTGAACTTAGCCGAAACGAAATCGGAAGAGAATTCCTGGAATATATTGGAAGTTCCGCGGAAGCTGGATTACAAGATCAAACTACCGGACGGAAGCTCTGTCCATCTTAATTCAGCCTCTAAACTAAAATTCCCTTTAGCTTTTAACTCAAATAAGCGAGAGGTCTATATAGAGGGTGAAGCATATTTTACCGTAGTAGAGAAAGCGGAAGTACCATTTATTGTACATACCCCTGCAGGAGATATCCAGGTATTGGGTACTGAGTTTAATGTTAATACGTATGCAACCAATGTGCTTAAAACCGCGTTGGTTAGTGGATCTGTAAGGGTAAATGATAAAAATAACAGTACGGTCTTAAAACCTGGGGAATACTTAACCTGTAATGAAAAAGGCAAAAAGTTAAGTACACTTGACACTAAATCAATTTTATCCTGGAGAAACGGCGTCTATTTCTTTCGTAACACCCCCTTCAGGGAGATCGCAGATATGATTCCACGCTGGTTCGATATTCAGGTAATTATAGACGATGAAGAACTTAATAATATGCCGTTTACCGGACAGCTAGACAAGTCAGAATCGCTTGAATCATTTTTAGCGCCTATACAGTATACATCAGGGATTAATTATACTTTGCGAGGGAAGCTATTACATATCTACAAGTAA
- the dinB gene encoding DNA polymerase IV, which yields MERSVAHFDLDAFFVSVECKNNSALKGKPLIVGGGERGVAAACSYEARKFGVHSAMPMRMAKQLCPQAIVIGGDYEAYSKHSRLVTEVIASKVPLYEKASIDEFYVDMTGMDKFFGNARLVAELKQLVLKETGLPISYALAGNKLISKVATNEVKPNGAIQVYHGTEKAYLAPLAIEKMPGIGPKRSALLRDLEVTTIAALANIPKYMLEKMFGKEGHDLWRKANGIDETPVIPYTEQKSISTQDTFTNDTIDMRFLEAQLVRMTEKIGFELRQQNKQAGCITVKIRYSDFNTVTKSHTIAYTSADAVLLKTAKELFHKLYDRRLLVRLLGISFTDLVAGNYQINLFSDKESSIKLYQAIDSIKNQFGSGAIMRARGLRK from the coding sequence ATGGAAAGAAGTGTAGCACACTTCGACCTTGATGCATTTTTCGTATCCGTCGAATGTAAGAATAACAGCGCCCTAAAGGGCAAACCGCTGATAGTAGGAGGGGGAGAACGCGGAGTAGCCGCCGCCTGCAGCTACGAAGCCCGCAAATTTGGCGTACACAGCGCCATGCCCATGAGGATGGCCAAACAGCTTTGTCCGCAAGCCATTGTAATCGGCGGCGACTACGAAGCCTACAGCAAGCACAGTCGCCTCGTAACCGAGGTGATCGCTTCCAAAGTACCGCTTTACGAAAAAGCCTCCATCGATGAATTCTACGTCGATATGACGGGCATGGACAAATTCTTCGGCAATGCCAGACTGGTGGCAGAACTAAAGCAACTGGTACTCAAAGAAACCGGACTGCCCATATCCTACGCACTGGCCGGCAACAAACTCATAAGCAAGGTAGCCACCAACGAAGTAAAGCCTAACGGCGCCATACAGGTGTATCATGGCACCGAAAAAGCCTACCTCGCGCCGCTGGCGATCGAAAAAATGCCGGGTATTGGTCCCAAACGCAGCGCCTTGCTGCGCGATCTGGAAGTGACCACCATTGCCGCCCTGGCCAACATACCCAAATACATGCTGGAAAAAATGTTCGGCAAAGAAGGGCATGATCTCTGGCGAAAAGCCAATGGCATAGACGAAACGCCGGTAATACCCTACACTGAACAAAAAAGCATTTCCACGCAGGATACGTTTACCAACGATACCATTGACATGCGCTTTCTTGAAGCACAGCTCGTGCGCATGACGGAGAAGATAGGTTTTGAATTGCGGCAGCAGAATAAGCAGGCTGGTTGCATAACGGTGAAGATACGATACTCCGATTTTAACACCGTTACGAAAAGCCATACCATCGCTTATACCTCCGCTGATGCCGTGCTGCTGAAAACAGCCAAAGAACTATTCCACAAACTCTACGACCGGCGGTTGCTGGTGCGGTTGCTAGGCATCAGCTTTACCGACCTGGTAGCGGGTAATTACCAGATCAATCTTTTCAGCGATAAAGAATCATCGATCAAGCTGTACCAAGCGATCGACAGCATCAAAAATCAATTCGGAAGTGGCGCTATTATGCGAGCCAGGGGATTAAGGAAATAG